One Tachysurus vachellii isolate PV-2020 chromosome 8, HZAU_Pvac_v1, whole genome shotgun sequence genomic window carries:
- the chaf1b gene encoding chromatin assembly factor 1 subunit B: MKVVTCEIAWHNKEPVYSLDFQHNGESKIHRLATAGVDTTVRLWRVDRGPDGKAVVEFLSNLARHTKAVNVVRFSPIGELLASGGDDAAILLWKINDSKEVEQTSTFQEEEDAQLNKESWNVVKTLRGHIEDVYDLSWTNDGNFLVSGSVDNTAIMWDIQKGQKICIFNDHKSYVQGVSWDPLGQYISTLSCDRVMRVYSTHTKKKAYSVSKMASGTAGEGEVKNFRMFHDDSMRSFFRRLTFTPDGSFLLAPAGCVETGENVTNTTYVFSRKSFKRPIAHLPCPAKATLAVRCCPVYFELRTKKLEDGSVQPLPNTFQLPYRLVFAVASEDSIFFYDTQQTLPFAYLSNIHYHTLSDLSWSCDGSFLAVSSTDGYCSFVSFDELELGTPLKERPQLDITPIPASEKKGKRTSGSGRNASPVPRTNPSPITQEKETSSATSEEKRTPQGLKAKSQPRRITLNTLEGWSKPSTPKSPVTPRETPTSSPSMPKSAPSTPLASQGQLTPKTTQTTSGTPLAPINARNSTTPKGPTPRRISLILLKPNPRSPVSTPSSTEKAKHERPSPSNDPVCKPPESKRPKTEEASAPSGGSSTSQSTEPSVESSSKAMDS; the protein is encoded by the exons ATGAAGGTGGTAACTTGTGAAATTGCCTGGCACAACAAGGAGCCAGTATACAGTCTGGATTTTCAACATAACGGCGAAAGTAAAATTCACCGCCTGGCCACGGCCGGAGTGGACACAacagtgcgt TTGTGGCGTGTTGACAGGGGGCCAGACGGAAAGGCTGTAGTGGAGTTCCTATCAAATTTGGCGAGACATACAAAAGCAGTGAATGTAGTACGCTTTTCTCCCATCGGAGAGCTGCTGGCCTCTGGAGGAGATG ATGCAGCCATCTTATTGTGGAAGATTAATGATAGTAAAGAGGTCGAGCAAACCTCAACTTtccaggaggaggaggatgctCAGCTGAACAAGGAAAGCTGGAATGTAGTCAAGACTCTCAG ggggCACATTGAGGATGTGTATGACTTGTCATGGACAAACGATGGGAATTTCCTTGTTTCTGGTTCTGTAGACAACACTGCCATCATGTGGGATATTCAGAAAG GTCAGAAGATATGCATCTTTAATGACCATAAGAGCTatgtgcagggtgtatcctgggACCCGCTAGGTCAATATATTAGCACACTTAGCTGTGACag GGTTATGCGTgtgtacagcacacacacaaagaaaaaagccTACAGTGTGAGTAAAATGGCATCAGGCACCGCTGGAGAGGGAGAG GTGAAGAACTTCCGGATGTTTCACGATGACAGTATGCGCTCCTTCTTCAGACGCCTCACCTTTACACCAGACGGCTCCTTCCTCCTGGCACCTG CCGGTTGTGTGGAGACAGGAGAGAATGTGACAAACACCACCTATGTCTTCTCCAGGAAGAGCTTCAAGAG ACCCATAGCTCATTTGCCCTGTCCTGCTAAAGCCACTCTTGCTGTACGATGTTGCCCAGTGTACTTTGAGCTCAGAACCAAGAAGCTTGAAG ATGGATCGGTGCAGCCATTGCCCAACACGTTCCAGCTGCCTTATCGCTTGGTGTTTGCTGTGGCGTCTGAAGACTCCATCTTTTTTTACGACACCCAGCAGACATTGCCATTTGCTTATCTGTCCAATATCCACTACCACACCCTGAGTGACCTCAGCTG GTCTTGTGATGGCTCATTCCTGGCCGTGTCCTCCACGGACGGCTATTGCTCTTTTGTGTCCTTTGATGAGCTGGAGCTTGGCACCCCTCTGAAGGAGCGGCCACAGCTGGACATCACCCCGATCCCTGCCAGTGAGAAAAAAGGCAAGAGAACATCAGGTAGTGGACGAAATGCGTCACCAGTGCCCCGCACCAACCCTTCACCCATCACACAGGAGAAAGAAACTTCATCAGCTACAtctgaagagaagagaacaccACAGGGCTTGAAGGCCAAATCACAGCCCAGGCGCATTACCCTCAACACACTGGAGGGATGGAGCAAACCCAGCACCCCAAAATCTCCTGTCACACCCAGAGAAACTCCCACTAGCAGTCCCAGCATGCCCAAATCTGCCCCTTCTACTCCTCTGGCTAGCCAGGGACAGCTTACTCCCAAAACTACCCAAACTACCTCAGGTACCCCACTTGCTCCCATCAATGCCAGAAACTCCACAACACCTAAAGGACCCACCCCTAG GCGGATTTCTCTGATACTGCTTAAACCCAACCCCAGATCTCCAGTTTCCACTCCATCCTCCACTGAGAAAGCCAAACACG AGAGACCATCTCCTTCTAACGATCCAGTGTGCAAGCCTCCCGAATCCAAGCGGCCCAAGACTGAGGAAGCTTCAGCCCCGAGTGGCGGCAGCAGCACATCTCAAAGCACTGAACCCTCAGTAGAGTCCAGCAGCAAGGCCATGGATTCTTGA